The Chitinivorax sp. PXF-14 genome contains a region encoding:
- a CDS encoding NAD(P)/FAD-dependent oxidoreductase — protein sequence MSTNADSSLHRIVIVGGGAGGLELAVRLGDKLGQKKKAQITLVDAARTHLWKPLLHQVAAGTMDSHADELEYLALARWHSFTFRLGRMDGLDRARKEISIAPTLDENGEELLPGQTLPYDTLVMAIGSQTNDFGTPGAQDNSIMLDSSAAAERFHQKLINACIRAQATQKAMGEGRFTVTIIGGGATGVELSAELHMTTKILTSYGLTNIHPEKDLKIVIVDASPRLLPALPERISSAVALELRKIGVEIHTNEKVVEVSRQGVQMASGKFIPSGLVVWAAGIKAPDFLKEIDGLETNRMNQLVVHRTLQTTRDPTIFAMGDCAACPQGEGKPFVPPRAQSAHQQATMMAKTITNLLAGKALPEFTYQDYGSLVSLGEYSTVGALMGGLTRGSLFVEGLFAKLMYWSLHKKHQVAINGWFRTWLSTWVETIARVRDPRIKLH from the coding sequence GTGAGCACCAACGCTGATTCATCTCTACACCGCATCGTCATCGTCGGCGGCGGCGCCGGCGGGCTGGAACTGGCTGTCCGCCTCGGCGACAAGCTGGGCCAGAAAAAGAAGGCGCAGATCACCCTGGTCGATGCCGCCCGCACCCACCTGTGGAAGCCGCTATTACACCAGGTAGCCGCCGGTACCATGGACAGCCACGCCGACGAGCTCGAATATCTCGCACTCGCGCGCTGGCACAGCTTCACCTTCCGCCTCGGCCGCATGGACGGCCTCGATCGGGCCAGGAAGGAAATCTCGATCGCGCCCACGCTCGACGAGAACGGCGAGGAGCTGCTGCCGGGCCAGACCCTGCCCTACGACACGCTGGTGATGGCCATCGGCAGCCAGACCAACGACTTCGGCACGCCCGGCGCGCAGGACAACTCGATCATGCTGGACTCCTCGGCCGCCGCCGAGCGCTTCCACCAGAAGCTGATCAACGCCTGCATCCGCGCCCAGGCCACGCAGAAGGCCATGGGCGAAGGCCGTTTCACTGTCACCATCATCGGCGGCGGTGCCACGGGGGTCGAGCTATCGGCCGAGCTGCACATGACGACGAAGATCCTGACGAGCTATGGTCTGACCAATATCCACCCGGAGAAAGACCTCAAGATCGTCATCGTCGATGCCTCGCCGCGCCTGCTGCCGGCATTGCCCGAGCGCATCTCGTCGGCCGTGGCGCTGGAATTGCGCAAGATCGGCGTGGAGATCCATACCAACGAGAAGGTGGTCGAGGTCTCCCGGCAAGGCGTGCAGATGGCCAGCGGCAAGTTCATCCCGAGCGGGCTGGTGGTGTGGGCCGCGGGCATCAAGGCACCGGATTTCCTCAAGGAGATCGACGGCCTGGAAACCAACCGCATGAACCAGCTGGTGGTGCACCGCACCCTGCAGACCACGCGCGACCCGACGATCTTCGCCATGGGCGACTGCGCCGCCTGCCCGCAGGGGGAAGGCAAGCCTTTCGTGCCACCGCGCGCGCAATCGGCACACCAGCAGGCCACTATGATGGCGAAAACCATCACCAACCTGCTGGCCGGCAAGGCCCTGCCCGAGTTCACCTACCAGGATTACGGTTCGCTCGTCTCGCTCGGCGAATACAGCACGGTCGGCGCCCTGATGGGCGGGCTCACCCGCGGCAGCCTGTTCGTCGAGGGCCTGTTCGCCAAGCTGATGTACTGGTCGCTGCACAAGAAGCACCAGGTGGCGATCAACGGCTGGTTCCGCACCTGGCTGTCGACCTGGGTCGAGACCATCGCCCGCGTGCGCGACCCGCGCATCAAGCTGCACTGA
- the mmuM gene encoding homocysteine S-methyltransferase, whose amino-acid sequence MSNPISAILARQPVLILDGALATELEKRGADLADPLWSARVLIEQPALIQQGHHDYFLAGADVATTASYQATFEGFARRGFDAVQSAVLMRRSVELAVAARDAFWAAHAGERGRAQPLVAASVGPYGAMLANGAEYRGQYGLSEDELMAFHRERIRVLLAAGADCLACETIPSRVEARAIARLLASEFPGACAWLSFSCCDDAHICEGDEFAESVAELDAFPQIAAIGLNCTSPRHAAALLQAARPATSKPLLAYPNSGEQYDPASKQWSGTAEPETFAAAARTWQAAGATLIGGCCRTTPADICAISDWARA is encoded by the coding sequence ATGTCCAATCCCATTTCCGCAATTCTTGCCCGCCAGCCCGTGCTGATTCTCGACGGCGCGCTGGCGACCGAGCTCGAAAAACGCGGCGCCGATCTGGCTGACCCGCTGTGGTCGGCCAGGGTGCTGATCGAGCAGCCCGCGCTGATCCAGCAGGGGCACCACGACTATTTCCTGGCCGGCGCTGACGTGGCGACCACGGCAAGCTACCAGGCAACATTTGAGGGCTTCGCCAGGCGTGGCTTTGACGCGGTACAGTCGGCCGTGCTGATGCGCCGCTCGGTCGAGCTGGCGGTGGCCGCGCGCGATGCGTTCTGGGCGGCGCATGCCGGCGAACGGGGCCGGGCGCAGCCGCTGGTGGCGGCGTCGGTCGGGCCGTATGGCGCGATGCTGGCCAACGGTGCCGAATACCGTGGGCAATATGGGCTGAGCGAAGACGAGCTGATGGCTTTCCACCGTGAACGCATCCGCGTGCTACTGGCGGCCGGGGCGGATTGCCTGGCCTGCGAAACCATTCCCAGCCGGGTCGAGGCAAGGGCGATTGCCAGGCTGCTGGCGAGCGAATTCCCCGGGGCCTGCGCATGGCTGAGCTTTTCCTGCTGCGACGATGCCCATATCTGCGAGGGCGACGAATTTGCCGAGAGCGTGGCCGAGCTCGATGCCTTCCCACAGATCGCCGCCATTGGCCTCAACTGCACCTCGCCGCGCCATGCCGCAGCGCTGCTGCAGGCGGCCCGCCCGGCGACGTCCAAGCCCTTGCTCGCCTATCCCAACTCCGGTGAGCAATACGACCCGGCCAGCAAGCAATGGTCGGGCACGGCCGAGCCCGAGACGTTTGCCGCGGCCGCACGGACATGGCAGGCGGCGGGCGCGACCTTGATCGGCGGATGCTGCCGCACGACACCCGCCGATATCTGCGCCATCAGCGATTGGGCGCGGGCCTGA
- the aroC gene encoding chorismate synthase, giving the protein MSGNTLGLLFTVTSFGESHGPGIGCIVDGCPPGLAISEADIQLELDRRKPGTSRHVTQRKEEDKVEILSGVFEGKTTGTPIALLIRNTDQRSQDYGKIAETFRPGHADYTYWHKYGIRDYRGGGRSSARETAVRVAAGAIAKKWLKEKYGVVIRGYMSQVGTVQVPFKSWDDVPTNPFFAPNNDVVPQLESYMDEIRAARDSIGARIEVVAENVPVGWGEPVYDRLDADIAYAMMNINAVKGVEIGVGFASIAQRGSEHCDELTPEGFASNHAGGVLGGISTGQDITVSLAVKPTSSIPQERRSIDKAGNSVMMQTTGRHDPCVGIRATPIAEAMLALVLIDHALRHRAQCGDVNVATPRIPGKLAR; this is encoded by the coding sequence ATGTCGGGCAATACCCTGGGCTTGTTGTTCACCGTCACCAGTTTCGGCGAAAGCCACGGGCCGGGCATCGGCTGCATTGTCGACGGTTGCCCGCCGGGGCTGGCGATCAGCGAGGCCGACATCCAGCTCGAACTCGACCGCCGCAAGCCCGGTACCTCGCGCCATGTCACCCAGCGCAAGGAAGAGGACAAGGTCGAGATCCTCTCCGGCGTGTTCGAAGGCAAGACCACCGGCACGCCGATCGCGCTCCTGATCCGCAACACTGACCAGCGCAGCCAGGACTACGGCAAGATCGCCGAGACCTTCCGCCCCGGCCATGCCGACTACACCTACTGGCACAAGTACGGCATCCGCGATTACCGCGGTGGTGGCCGTTCCAGTGCGCGTGAAACCGCCGTGCGCGTGGCCGCCGGCGCCATCGCCAAGAAGTGGCTCAAGGAGAAGTACGGCGTCGTCATCCGTGGCTACATGAGCCAGGTCGGCACCGTGCAGGTGCCGTTCAAGAGCTGGGACGATGTGCCGACCAACCCGTTCTTCGCACCGAACAACGATGTCGTGCCGCAGCTCGAAAGCTATATGGACGAGATCCGCGCCGCGCGCGATTCGATCGGCGCGCGCATCGAGGTCGTCGCCGAGAACGTGCCGGTGGGCTGGGGTGAGCCGGTGTACGACCGTCTCGACGCCGATATCGCCTACGCGATGATGAACATCAATGCCGTCAAGGGCGTGGAGATCGGCGTGGGCTTTGCCAGCATCGCCCAGCGCGGCTCGGAGCACTGCGACGAGCTGACGCCCGAGGGCTTCGCCAGCAACCATGCAGGCGGTGTGCTGGGCGGCATCTCCACCGGCCAGGACATCACGGTCAGCCTCGCCGTCAAGCCGACTTCCAGCATCCCGCAGGAGCGCCGCTCGATCGACAAGGCCGGCAACTCGGTGATGATGCAGACCACGGGCCGCCACGATCCTTGCGTCGGCATCCGCGCTACACCGATTGCCGAGGCGATGCTGGCGCTGGTGCTGATCGACCATGCCTTGCGCCACCGCGCCCAATGCGGCGATGTGAACGTCGCTACGCCGCGCATCCCGGGCAAGCTGGCGCGCTGA
- a CDS encoding ferredoxin--NADP reductase: MSNFAQERVLSVHHWNDTLFSFKTTRDPGLRFRNGQFVMIGLQVEGRPLMRAYSIASANHEEELEFFSIKVQNGPLTSRLQHLKEGDEIMVSRKPTGTLVLDDLLPGKHLYLFGTGTGLAPFMSLIKDPEAYERFDKIILFHGVRTVSELAYQDYITKELANDEFFGEMIRDKLIYYPTVTREPFRNQGRLTDLVESGKLFTDIGLPPLNPETDRAMLCGSPAMLKDTCDLLDARGFKVSPRIGEPGDYVIERAFVEK, encoded by the coding sequence ATGTCGAACTTTGCTCAAGAACGCGTACTCAGCGTACACCACTGGAACGATACCCTGTTCAGCTTCAAGACCACGCGCGACCCCGGCTTGCGCTTCCGCAACGGCCAGTTCGTGATGATTGGTCTGCAGGTCGAAGGCCGCCCGCTGATGCGCGCCTACAGCATCGCCAGCGCAAATCATGAAGAAGAACTCGAGTTCTTCAGCATCAAGGTGCAGAACGGCCCGCTCACCTCGCGCCTGCAACACCTGAAGGAAGGCGACGAGATCATGGTGAGCCGCAAGCCCACCGGCACGCTCGTGCTCGACGACCTGCTGCCCGGCAAGCACCTCTACCTGTTCGGTACCGGCACCGGCCTGGCACCGTTCATGAGCCTGATCAAGGATCCGGAAGCCTACGAGCGCTTCGACAAGATCATCCTGTTCCACGGCGTGCGCACCGTCAGCGAGCTCGCCTACCAGGACTACATCACCAAGGAACTGGCAAACGACGAGTTCTTCGGCGAGATGATCCGCGACAAGCTGATCTACTACCCGACCGTGACACGCGAGCCGTTCCGCAACCAGGGCCGCCTGACCGATCTCGTCGAATCGGGCAAGCTGTTCACCGACATCGGCCTGCCGCCGCTGAACCCGGAAACCGACCGCGCCATGCTGTGCGGCAGCCCGGCCATGCTGAAGGACACCTGCGACCTGCTCGATGCACGTGGCTTCAAGGTATCGCCGCGCATCGGCGAGCCGGGCGACTACGTGATCGAACGCGCCTTCGTCGAGAAATAA
- a CDS encoding TRAP transporter large permease: MSTDAIPVPAKPLSIKVPLAILAALAVLAVAGGKVALIFCLLLALMLTGMPISIALGLTVLTFLFTMTQVPIESVALKLFTGIEKFEIMAIPFFILAGNFLTHGGVARRMINFATSMVGHWHGGLALAGVMACALFAAVSGSSPATVVAIGSIILPAMVKQGFPKGFGAGVITTSGALGILIPPSIVMVMYSVATNTSVGALFMAGVIPGLLLASFLGFTTWWRARRFNYPRMARASWGERWLAFRKSVWGLLLIVIVMGGIYTGIFTPTEAAAMAAVYAFIIAVFVYRDMPLKRIPKVLLDSASMSAMLLYIITNAVLFSFLMTHENIPQAMADWLLSMGLGPISFLLAVNVLLLLAGNVMEPSSIVLIMAPILFPVAQKLGINPVHFGILITVNMEVGMCHPPVGLNLYVASGITKMGITELTVAVWPWLLTMLAFLGLVTYVPQLSLWLPQALGMIQ; encoded by the coding sequence ATGAGCACCGACGCCATTCCCGTTCCGGCCAAGCCCTTGTCGATCAAGGTGCCGCTGGCGATTCTCGCGGCGCTGGCCGTGCTCGCCGTGGCCGGCGGCAAGGTCGCACTGATCTTCTGCCTGCTGCTGGCGCTGATGCTCACCGGCATGCCGATCTCGATCGCGCTGGGCCTGACCGTGTTGACCTTCCTGTTCACCATGACCCAGGTGCCGATCGAATCGGTGGCGCTCAAGCTGTTCACCGGCATCGAGAAATTCGAGATCATGGCGATCCCGTTCTTCATCCTCGCCGGCAATTTCCTGACCCACGGCGGTGTGGCGCGGCGCATGATCAATTTCGCCACCAGCATGGTCGGCCACTGGCACGGTGGCCTGGCGCTCGCCGGGGTGATGGCCTGCGCCCTGTTCGCCGCGGTATCGGGCTCCAGCCCGGCCACCGTGGTGGCGATTGGCTCGATCATCCTGCCCGCGATGGTGAAACAGGGCTTCCCCAAGGGCTTCGGCGCGGGGGTGATCACCACCTCTGGGGCCCTGGGTATTCTGATCCCGCCATCGATCGTGATGGTCATGTACTCGGTGGCGACCAACACCTCGGTCGGCGCCTTGTTCATGGCCGGCGTGATTCCCGGCCTGCTGCTGGCAAGCTTTCTCGGCTTCACCACCTGGTGGCGTGCCCGCCGCTTCAACTACCCGCGCATGGCCCGGGCGAGCTGGGGTGAGCGCTGGCTGGCCTTCCGCAAGTCGGTATGGGGACTGTTGCTGATCGTCATCGTGATGGGCGGCATCTACACCGGCATCTTCACGCCGACCGAGGCTGCCGCGATGGCTGCGGTCTACGCCTTCATCATCGCCGTGTTCGTGTACCGCGACATGCCGCTCAAGCGCATCCCCAAGGTGCTGCTCGATTCGGCCTCGATGTCGGCGATGCTGCTCTACATCATCACCAATGCCGTGCTGTTCTCCTTCCTGATGACGCACGAGAACATCCCGCAGGCGATGGCCGACTGGCTGTTGAGCATGGGGCTCGGACCGATTTCCTTCCTGCTGGCGGTCAACGTCCTGCTGCTGCTCGCTGGTAACGTGATGGAGCCGTCGAGCATCGTGCTGATCATGGCGCCGATCCTGTTCCCGGTGGCGCAGAAGCTGGGCATCAATCCGGTGCACTTCGGCATCCTGATCACGGTGAACATGGAAGTCGGCATGTGCCACCCGCCGGTCGGGCTGAACCTGTACGTCGCCTCCGGCATCACCAAGATGGGCATCACCGAGCTGACCGTGGCGGTCTGGCCGTGGTTGCTCACCATGCTGGCCTTCCTCGGCCTGGTGACCTATGTACCGCAGCTGTCGCTGTGGCTGCCGCAGGCACTGGGCATGATCCAGTAG
- a CDS encoding TRAP transporter small permease, whose protein sequence is MKFLDHLEEWLIGTLMGAATLLIFVAVVHRYLSSMNTPLQDWLLTTNLSWAQELCIYMFVWMAKFGAAYGVRTGIHVGVDVLINRLDERNRKLFVLIGLLAGALFTGTVGTLGATFVWEIGHTDQTSPDMEIPMWWVYLAIPCGSYLMCFRFLQVAWTFLRTGELPKHDHAHVEGLDEELKGQAA, encoded by the coding sequence ATGAAATTTCTCGATCACCTCGAAGAGTGGCTGATCGGCACCCTGATGGGTGCAGCCACGTTGCTGATCTTCGTGGCGGTGGTGCACCGCTACCTGTCAAGCATGAATACGCCGCTGCAGGACTGGCTGCTCACCACCAATCTGTCCTGGGCGCAGGAGCTGTGCATCTACATGTTCGTGTGGATGGCCAAGTTCGGCGCAGCCTACGGGGTGCGTACCGGCATCCACGTCGGCGTCGATGTGCTGATCAACCGGCTCGACGAACGAAACCGCAAGCTGTTCGTGTTGATCGGCCTGCTGGCCGGCGCGCTGTTCACCGGCACCGTCGGCACCCTGGGCGCGACCTTTGTCTGGGAGATCGGCCACACCGACCAGACCTCGCCGGACATGGAAATCCCCATGTGGTGGGTCTATCTCGCGATCCCGTGCGGCTCCTACCTGATGTGCTTCCGCTTCCTGCAGGTGGCCTGGACCTTCCTCCGCACCGGCGAGCTGCCCAAGCATGACCATGCGCATGTCGAGGGCCTCGACGAAGAACTGAAAGGACAAGCGGCATGA
- a CDS encoding TRAP transporter substrate-binding protein, whose protein sequence is MNRRSLLLGAVALAFSGLAFAADPIIIKFSHVVAQDTPKGKAAEYFKKLAEERTKGRVKVEVYPNSQLYKDKEEMEALQLGAVQMLAPSLAKFGPLGAKEFEVFDLPYIFDNYAELHKVTQGPIGASLLARLDSKGIKGLSFWDNGFKNFSANKPLKSPADFRGLKMRIQSSKVLDAEMRSLGANPQVMAFSEVYQALQTGVVDGTENPNSNFYTQKMHEVQKYLTVSEHGYLGYAVIVNKKFWENLPADVRTQLEGAMKDATKYANDIAKSENDADLENVRKSGKTQILTLSADEKKALRKAMIPVHRQMEERIGRDLIQAIYKETGFNPN, encoded by the coding sequence ATGAACCGTCGTTCCCTGCTGCTCGGCGCCGTTGCGCTCGCGTTCTCCGGCCTGGCTTTTGCCGCTGACCCCATCATCATCAAATTCAGCCATGTGGTGGCCCAGGACACACCCAAGGGCAAGGCGGCCGAATATTTCAAGAAGCTCGCGGAAGAGCGCACCAAGGGACGCGTGAAGGTCGAGGTCTACCCCAACAGCCAGCTGTACAAGGATAAGGAAGAGATGGAAGCGCTGCAGCTCGGCGCGGTGCAGATGCTGGCGCCCTCGCTTGCCAAGTTCGGGCCGCTCGGGGCGAAGGAGTTCGAGGTGTTCGATCTGCCTTACATCTTCGACAACTATGCCGAGCTGCACAAGGTGACGCAGGGCCCGATCGGCGCCAGCCTGCTGGCCAGGCTCGACAGCAAGGGCATCAAGGGCCTGTCGTTCTGGGATAACGGCTTCAAGAATTTCAGCGCCAACAAGCCGCTCAAGAGCCCGGCAGATTTTCGCGGCCTGAAGATGAGGATCCAGTCCTCCAAGGTGCTCGATGCGGAAATGCGCTCGCTCGGCGCCAACCCGCAGGTGATGGCGTTCTCCGAGGTGTACCAGGCCCTGCAGACCGGCGTGGTTGACGGCACCGAGAACCCGAACTCGAACTTCTATACGCAGAAGATGCACGAGGTGCAGAAATACCTGACCGTGTCCGAGCATGGCTACCTTGGCTATGCCGTGATCGTGAACAAGAAGTTCTGGGAAAACCTGCCGGCCGATGTACGCACCCAGCTCGAAGGCGCGATGAAGGATGCGACCAAGTACGCCAACGATATCGCCAAGAGCGAGAACGATGCCGACCTCGAAAACGTCCGCAAGTCCGGCAAGACGCAGATACTGACGCTCTCGGCGGACGAGAAGAAGGCGCTGCGCAAGGCGATGATCCCGGTTCACCGCCAGATGGAAGAGCGCATCGGCCGCGACCTGATCCAGGCCATCTACAAGGAAACCGGCTTCAATCCGAACTGA
- a CDS encoding nitrogen regulation protein NR(II), whose protein sequence is MSPPRYSFFSPRQGHWLWFWPRIALVLFIAAVSGLLWYSAREEREAQRIVLINDVLWAEQNLQFQFDQTEERLRGIASADQERALTESDFRGRLNLLMSGNPSVIGAQVYGADGHLRFASGASLGADTAALAATIELAHATGRPTYSTLFWIGHEACVVATVPVGDEIAVALISLPRLVAQQVPWWFATKYRLTLSDADGVVLASKSRVEAGTEGLSYQLAFDPPGHGLLLRVTAYDTGSSVMQKLLIVSVVALALAVLFSWWRLRRHIQGRLAAEAALREEHAFRKAMEDSLSVGMRARDMEGRIVYVNPAFCKMVGYRQEELIGMLPPYPYWDPDALERHKHQNAAVLSGLAPLTGFESRIRHRDGHYVDTMIYTTPLIDAHGRQRGWMSSVLDITERKRSEHFTRQQEEKLQQTARLTSMGEMASTLAHELNQPLMAMSSYASAAKQLANNGEQRELLVGTLDKIADQAHRAAQIVRRIREFVRRRTPHHEPCDLNALIDDAVGLIEADARARGMRITSELDRSLPAIQADPILLEQVLINLIRNGMDACANQPAARRSIEIRSRRDGDMVQVSVADTGQGIGDDVVEHLFEAFYTTKSLGMGLGLSICRSVVENHHGRLWFEPRDGGGTIFHFTLPVTTSETTP, encoded by the coding sequence ATGAGCCCGCCGCGCTACTCCTTCTTCTCGCCACGCCAAGGGCATTGGCTCTGGTTCTGGCCGCGCATCGCGCTGGTGTTGTTCATCGCCGCCGTGTCGGGCCTGCTCTGGTATTCCGCCCGCGAGGAGCGCGAAGCGCAGCGCATCGTGTTGATCAACGACGTGCTGTGGGCCGAGCAGAATCTGCAATTCCAGTTCGACCAGACCGAAGAACGGCTGCGCGGCATTGCCTCGGCCGACCAGGAGCGCGCGCTCACCGAGAGCGATTTCCGCGGCCGCCTCAATCTGCTGATGAGCGGCAACCCGAGCGTCATCGGCGCCCAGGTCTACGGTGCCGACGGCCACCTGCGCTTTGCCTCGGGCGCAAGCCTGGGTGCCGATACGGCAGCGCTGGCGGCGACGATCGAGCTGGCCCATGCCACGGGGCGCCCCACCTATTCCACCCTATTCTGGATAGGCCACGAGGCCTGCGTCGTCGCCACCGTGCCGGTCGGCGATGAAATCGCCGTGGCCCTGATCTCGCTGCCGCGGCTGGTGGCCCAGCAGGTGCCCTGGTGGTTCGCCACCAAATACCGGTTGACGCTCAGCGACGCCGACGGCGTGGTGCTGGCCAGTAAATCCCGCGTCGAGGCCGGCACCGAGGGCCTCTCCTACCAGCTGGCGTTCGACCCGCCCGGGCATGGCTTGCTGCTCAGGGTCACCGCCTACGATACCGGCAGCAGCGTGATGCAGAAGCTGCTGATCGTATCCGTCGTAGCGCTGGCGCTGGCGGTGCTGTTCAGCTGGTGGCGCTTGCGGCGCCACATCCAGGGCCGGCTGGCGGCCGAGGCGGCGCTCCGCGAGGAGCACGCCTTCCGCAAGGCGATGGAAGACTCGCTGTCGGTCGGCATGCGCGCGCGCGACATGGAGGGGCGCATCGTCTACGTCAATCCGGCCTTCTGCAAGATGGTCGGCTACCGCCAGGAGGAGCTGATCGGCATGCTCCCGCCCTACCCCTACTGGGACCCGGACGCGCTCGAACGCCACAAGCACCAGAATGCCGCCGTGCTGTCCGGCCTGGCGCCGCTGACCGGCTTCGAATCGCGCATCCGCCACCGCGACGGCCACTACGTCGACACCATGATCTACACCACGCCGCTGATCGATGCCCACGGCAGGCAACGCGGCTGGATGAGCTCGGTGCTCGACATCACCGAACGCAAGCGCAGCGAGCACTTCACCCGCCAGCAGGAAGAAAAGCTGCAGCAGACGGCGCGCCTGACCTCGATGGGCGAGATGGCCTCGACCCTCGCCCACGAGCTCAACCAGCCGCTGATGGCGATGTCGAGCTACGCCAGCGCCGCCAAGCAGCTGGCCAACAACGGCGAACAGCGCGAGCTGCTGGTCGGCACGCTGGACAAGATCGCCGACCAGGCCCACCGCGCCGCGCAGATCGTGCGCCGCATCCGCGAATTCGTCCGCCGCCGCACGCCGCACCACGAGCCCTGCGACCTCAATGCGCTGATCGACGATGCCGTCGGTCTGATCGAGGCCGATGCCCGCGCCCGCGGCATGCGCATCACCAGCGAGCTGGACCGCAGCCTGCCGGCGATCCAGGCCGACCCCATTCTGCTCGAGCAGGTGCTGATCAACCTGATCCGCAACGGCATGGATGCCTGCGCCAACCAGCCCGCCGCGCGCCGCAGCATCGAGATCCGCAGCCGGCGCGACGGCGACATGGTGCAGGTCAGCGTCGCCGACACCGGCCAGGGCATCGGCGACGATGTCGTCGAGCACCTGTTCGAAGCCTTCTACACCACCAAGAGCCTGGGCATGGGCCTCGGGCTCAGCATCTGCCGTTCGGTGGTCGAGAACCACCACGGCCGGCTCTGGTTCGAGCCGCGCGACGGCGGCGGCACGATCTTCCACTTCACCCTGCCCGTCACCACGAGCGAGACCACGCCATGA